Proteins from one Catenuloplanes atrovinosus genomic window:
- a CDS encoding helix-turn-helix domain-containing protein: MPPEEEHRIDVHLDELLAARGMTLTELADRVGITLANLSILKNGRARAVRFSTLTALCQALDCQPGDLFTVRKSS, from the coding sequence GTGCCGCCGGAGGAGGAACACCGGATCGACGTGCACCTCGACGAGCTGCTCGCGGCGCGCGGCATGACGCTCACCGAACTGGCCGACCGGGTCGGGATCACGCTGGCGAACCTGTCGATCCTGAAGAACGGGCGGGCCCGCGCCGTCCGGTTCAGCACACTGACCGCGCTCTGTCAGGCGCTCGACTGCCAGCCGGGCGACCTGTTCACGGTCCGGAAGAGTTCATGA
- a CDS encoding MarR family winged helix-turn-helix transcriptional regulator, with protein MNDSSDEVLGAIETEIALLMRMGEATRRATPVEPHRALDRAAYVILRQLDEAGPTNVSTLAARLNLDGSTITRQVTAMQRDGLVTRAPDPADGRGTLISPTAHGLHCVSVVRAARREIYGKILADWNAADRATLATLMHRLNVSLSAHKPTARN; from the coding sequence ATGAACGACAGCAGTGACGAGGTTCTCGGCGCCATCGAGACCGAGATCGCGCTGCTCATGCGCATGGGCGAGGCCACCCGGCGGGCCACCCCGGTGGAGCCGCACCGTGCGCTCGACCGCGCCGCCTACGTGATCCTCCGGCAGCTCGACGAGGCCGGCCCCACGAACGTGTCCACGCTCGCCGCCCGCCTCAACCTGGACGGCTCCACCATCACCCGCCAGGTCACCGCCATGCAGCGCGACGGCCTGGTCACCCGCGCCCCCGACCCCGCCGACGGCCGCGGCACGCTCATCTCCCCCACCGCACACGGCCTGCACTGCGTGTCCGTGGTCCGCGCCGCCCGCCGCGAGATCTACGGCAAGATCCTCGCCGACTGGAACGCCGCCGACCGCGCCACGCTCGCCACGCTCATGCACCGCCTGAACGTGTCACTCTCCGCACACAAACCGACCGCGCGCAACTGA
- a CDS encoding DUF2975 domain-containing protein produces MIDGYRDWLGELRTALTVATVLGAVAGIGTVAQAVTADAVELTIQTAGAPPYPGLPPRVSLSDGGAMDVTVADPTWAERFASVAVGVPSYLLGMVIIVALWRIVRTALRTDPFAAGPARGLRRLGIGTLVGGLVADVLRTVAGALGSTLVYDDGWALSASYSWWWLLLGFGLVAVGEVLRRGAAMRAELEEVV; encoded by the coding sequence ATGATCGACGGGTATCGGGACTGGCTGGGTGAGCTGCGGACCGCGCTCACCGTCGCCACCGTGCTGGGCGCCGTCGCGGGCATCGGCACGGTGGCGCAGGCCGTGACCGCGGACGCCGTGGAGCTGACGATCCAGACCGCGGGCGCGCCGCCGTATCCCGGGCTGCCGCCCCGGGTCTCGCTGTCCGACGGTGGCGCCATGGACGTGACCGTGGCGGATCCGACCTGGGCCGAGCGGTTCGCGTCGGTGGCGGTGGGCGTGCCCTCGTACCTGCTGGGCATGGTGATCATCGTGGCGCTCTGGCGGATCGTGCGCACGGCGCTGCGTACCGATCCGTTCGCGGCCGGGCCGGCGCGCGGCCTGCGGCGGCTGGGCATCGGCACGCTGGTGGGCGGCCTGGTCGCGGACGTGCTGAGGACGGTCGCGGGCGCGCTCGGCTCCACGCTGGTCTACGACGACGGCTGGGCGCTCTCCGCGTCGTACAGCTGGTGGTGGCTCCTGCTCGGTTTCGGTCTGGTCGCGGTCGGCGAGGTGCTCCGCCGGGGCGCGGCGATGCGGGCCGAGCTCGAGGAGGTGGTCTGA
- a CDS encoding DUF2306 domain-containing protein, translating into MSRDVRRRWWWVLWGLLTVSALGITAVFVPPYLVGGTTVPGLNRAIPGYYVSLVIHAVPAGLALAIGPFQFVTRLRLRWPRAHRIAGRVYLISVVIAAAAAAYSSAVTESGFSLQVAFYLLIAAWLYTGAMAYRTIRRGEVRLHRIWMIRNYALTFAAVTLRLYQLAGLQLMEVWPALEYQQVYIASAWASLFGNAVIAEYFIIQRTLAPLARRRGRSEHAGQQREELVGQAGGAGDRR; encoded by the coding sequence ATGTCACGGGACGTCCGCCGGCGCTGGTGGTGGGTCCTCTGGGGCCTGCTCACCGTGTCGGCGCTCGGCATCACGGCGGTGTTCGTGCCGCCCTACCTGGTCGGCGGCACGACCGTGCCGGGGCTGAACCGGGCGATCCCGGGCTACTACGTCAGCCTGGTGATCCACGCGGTGCCGGCCGGGCTGGCGCTGGCGATCGGGCCGTTCCAGTTCGTGACGCGGCTGCGGCTGCGCTGGCCGCGGGCGCACCGGATCGCCGGCCGGGTGTACCTGATCTCCGTCGTGATCGCGGCGGCGGCCGCCGCCTACTCGTCCGCGGTCACCGAGAGCGGGTTCTCGCTGCAGGTCGCGTTCTACCTGCTGATCGCGGCGTGGCTGTACACGGGCGCGATGGCGTACCGCACGATCCGGCGCGGCGAGGTGCGACTGCACCGGATCTGGATGATCCGCAACTACGCGCTCACGTTCGCCGCCGTGACGCTGCGGCTCTACCAATTGGCCGGGCTCCAGCTGATGGAGGTGTGGCCGGCGCTGGAGTACCAGCAGGTCTACATCGCCAGCGCGTGGGCGTCGCTGTTCGGCAACGCGGTGATCGCGGAGTACTTCATCATCCAGCGCACGCTGGCGCCGCTGGCCCGCCGCCGCGGACGCTCAGAGCACGCCGGCCAGCAGCGGGAGGAGCTCGTCGGCCAGGCCGGGGGCGCAGGCGATCGTCGCTGA
- a CDS encoding TetR/AcrR family transcriptional regulator encodes MTTPTDDEIRTRVLDAADRLYNARGIQAVGMDALRAEAGVPLKRIYRLFPAKDAIVEAVLDRRHRLWNSLVEEAVASTPAPRDRLLAIYDMLARWFDEDDFRGCVFINTFGELGTASPRVAEIVRAHKAEFQARVARLCAEAGAPEWLAPQLAILAEGAQTTAAIAGTNAAAGHARAAAEILIGTALSEERT; translated from the coding sequence ATGACCACGCCGACCGACGACGAGATCCGCACTCGGGTGCTGGACGCCGCGGACCGCCTCTACAACGCCCGCGGCATCCAGGCCGTGGGCATGGACGCGCTGCGGGCCGAGGCGGGCGTGCCGCTCAAGCGTATCTACCGGCTATTCCCGGCCAAGGACGCGATCGTCGAGGCGGTGCTGGACCGCCGCCACCGGCTGTGGAACTCGCTGGTCGAGGAGGCGGTGGCGAGCACGCCGGCGCCGCGCGACCGGCTGCTGGCGATCTACGACATGCTGGCCCGCTGGTTCGACGAGGACGACTTCCGCGGCTGCGTCTTCATCAACACCTTCGGCGAGCTGGGTACGGCCTCGCCGCGGGTGGCGGAGATCGTCCGCGCGCACAAGGCGGAGTTCCAGGCGCGCGTGGCCCGGCTCTGCGCGGAGGCCGGCGCGCCGGAGTGGCTGGCGCCGCAGCTCGCCATCCTGGCGGAGGGCGCGCAGACCACGGCCGCGATCGCCGGCACCAACGCGGCGGCCGGGCACGCCCGCGCCGCCGCGGAGATCCTGATCGGCACCGCCCTGAGTGAGGAGCGCACGTGA
- a CDS encoding inositol monophosphatase family protein: MSAIDTLLPAAHEAVDLARDLMRTMLPGVLTAKGDRDMASEVDLAIEQRVRAFLAERTPGVGFLGEEEGARGARGGLTWSLDPVDGTVNFVHGSPICAVSLGLIEDDRSVLGVIDLPFLGNRYWASPAGGAFCDGAPIRASGVSELPEALVAVGDFAVGEDADAKNRERFAILEALVPRIQRVRMLGSAATDLAWLAAGRLDALVMLSNKPWDTSAGTAIAYAAGARVVDRDGSDHTFRSSATIACAPGLADELLPLLAGVL; the protein is encoded by the coding sequence ATGTCCGCGATCGACACGCTGCTCCCGGCCGCCCACGAGGCCGTCGACCTGGCCCGCGACCTGATGCGCACGATGCTGCCCGGCGTGCTCACCGCGAAGGGCGACCGGGACATGGCGTCCGAGGTCGATCTCGCCATCGAGCAGCGGGTCCGCGCGTTCCTGGCCGAGCGCACCCCCGGCGTCGGCTTCCTCGGCGAGGAGGAGGGTGCGCGCGGCGCCCGGGGCGGGTTGACCTGGTCGCTGGACCCGGTCGACGGCACGGTCAACTTCGTGCACGGCTCGCCGATCTGCGCGGTGTCGCTGGGCCTGATCGAGGACGACCGGTCCGTGCTCGGCGTGATCGACCTGCCGTTCCTCGGCAACCGCTACTGGGCCTCGCCGGCCGGCGGCGCGTTCTGCGACGGCGCGCCGATCCGGGCCAGCGGGGTGTCCGAGCTGCCCGAGGCGCTGGTGGCGGTCGGTGACTTCGCGGTCGGCGAGGACGCGGACGCCAAGAACCGCGAGCGCTTCGCGATCCTGGAGGCGCTGGTGCCGCGCATCCAGCGAGTCCGCATGCTGGGCAGCGCCGCCACCGACCTGGCCTGGCTCGCCGCCGGGCGGCTGGACGCGCTGGTCATGCTCTCCAACAAGCCGTGGGACACCTCCGCCGGGACCGCGATCGCGTACGCGGCCGGCGCGCGCGTCGTCGACCGGGACGGCAGCGACCACACGTTCCGCTCGTCAGCGACGATCGCCTGCGCCCCCGGCCTGGCCGACGAGCTCCTCCCGCTGCTGGCCGGCGTGCTCTGA
- a CDS encoding class I SAM-dependent methyltransferase, whose amino-acid sequence MTPYTFDGAAWQESWDRQQEAYLPDREERFAAMLDAVEAVTEWPAPRILDLAGGTGSISLRAQRRFPQANTTLLDLDPVTLTIARATLDERSTVVSANLNTPEWTAALPHRDYDAVLVATALHWLTPERLATLYTEIRTVLRQGGLLVNADHMPDDGLPDLSKRLGDRARNRREARYAAGAVLSWDAWWEHAKSDPTLGPLVAQRAELFAADHAQEWLPPASWHVRALRDAGFTEVGLIWRGAQDAAVAAVR is encoded by the coding sequence ATGACTCCTTACACGTTCGACGGCGCGGCCTGGCAGGAGAGTTGGGACCGGCAGCAAGAGGCCTACCTCCCGGACCGTGAGGAGCGGTTCGCCGCGATGCTGGACGCGGTGGAGGCGGTCACCGAGTGGCCGGCGCCGCGCATCCTCGATCTGGCCGGCGGCACCGGCTCCATCTCGCTGCGCGCCCAGCGCCGCTTCCCCCAGGCGAACACCACGCTGCTCGACCTGGACCCGGTGACGCTCACCATCGCGCGCGCCACGCTGGACGAGCGGTCCACGGTGGTCTCGGCGAACCTGAACACGCCGGAGTGGACCGCCGCGCTGCCGCACCGCGACTACGACGCCGTGCTGGTCGCCACCGCGCTGCACTGGCTGACGCCGGAGCGGCTGGCCACGCTCTACACGGAGATCCGTACCGTGCTGCGCCAGGGCGGGCTGCTGGTCAACGCGGACCACATGCCGGACGACGGCCTGCCCGACCTGTCCAAGCGGCTCGGCGACCGGGCGCGGAACCGCCGCGAGGCCCGGTACGCGGCCGGCGCCGTGCTCTCCTGGGACGCCTGGTGGGAGCACGCGAAGTCGGACCCGACGCTCGGGCCGCTGGTCGCCCAGCGCGCCGAGCTGTTCGCGGCCGACCACGCCCAGGAGTGGCTGCCGCCGGCGTCCTGGCACGTCCGGGCGCTGCGCGACGCCGGCTTCACCGAGGTCGGCCTGATCTGGCGGGGCGCCCAGGACGCGGCGGTCGCCGCGGTCCGGTAA
- a CDS encoding Vgb family protein has protein sequence MIDQIAVTGGPYGITVDVDGYVWTTLIHSGQVARVSPADGAVTVHDLGAPESGPAVIVPGVDGGVWFTRSRDHRIGRITRDGEISATELSGETGPFGITTAPGGALWFTEMTGNSVARRDPDGNVTRFPLPEAGAFPSMIATGADDTLWCTLNSANALARVTLDGTVTVHPLPSPNAGPVGIACDSEGAVWFAELLAGRIGRRAADGTITEFPLPDPRAKPHAIVADPAGGVWFTAWAANRIGHVTPAGDVRHWDLPTPDSEPHGIALAPDGTVWAALEKDAVARLRP, from the coding sequence ATGATTGATCAGATCGCGGTCACGGGCGGCCCCTACGGCATCACGGTCGATGTGGACGGATACGTGTGGACCACGTTGATCCACAGTGGTCAGGTGGCGCGCGTGTCGCCGGCGGACGGCGCCGTGACGGTGCACGATCTCGGCGCGCCGGAGAGCGGCCCGGCGGTGATCGTGCCGGGCGTGGACGGCGGCGTCTGGTTCACCCGCTCACGCGATCACCGGATCGGGCGGATCACGAGGGACGGGGAGATCTCGGCGACCGAGCTGAGCGGCGAGACCGGCCCCTTCGGCATCACGACCGCGCCCGGCGGAGCGCTCTGGTTCACCGAGATGACCGGCAACTCCGTCGCGCGACGAGACCCCGACGGCAATGTCACCCGCTTTCCCCTCCCGGAGGCCGGCGCCTTCCCCTCGATGATCGCCACCGGCGCCGACGACACTCTCTGGTGCACGCTGAACAGCGCCAACGCGCTGGCTCGCGTGACCCTCGACGGCACCGTCACCGTGCATCCCCTCCCCTCCCCGAACGCCGGCCCGGTCGGCATCGCCTGCGACTCCGAGGGCGCGGTCTGGTTCGCCGAGCTCTTGGCGGGCCGGATCGGCCGGCGTGCCGCGGACGGCACGATCACCGAGTTTCCCCTCCCCGACCCCCGGGCCAAGCCGCACGCGATCGTGGCCGATCCGGCGGGCGGGGTCTGGTTCACCGCGTGGGCCGCGAACCGCATCGGTCACGTCACGCCGGCCGGCGACGTCCGCCACTGGGACCTGCCGACGCCGGACTCCGAGCCGCACGGCATCGCGCTCGCCCCGGACGGCACCGTGTGGGCCGCCCTGGAGAAGGACGCGGTGGCACGCCTGAGACCGTGA
- a CDS encoding phosphatidylinositol-specific phospholipase C, giving the protein MRRRILTIGAAAVLAAAGVLLSPGAASAADASYRTLRSTSNPDWMARVPGATSIAAMSIPGTHETLSIHGGTWTQTQENHGNSGATLTAQLDAGIRVIDVRARINSGNTFTIHHGATYQNANFDDVLTVLSAFLSAHPTETVIMRFKHECTAQTGSCTDASGQLAFPDIFDRYRDARPGLFWAPSVTRSAAAATPTLGAVRGKVVLAVMHGPFGGRYGQYGLSQFTAEWGDGSSTYVQDEYTVPNVGAIATKRDQVRRHLDRTSAGDPAKMYVNFTSGASVFATPEAVAGGALGVQGVNPFLLVYLNEGPEVHPPVVRAGMVLMDFPGGGLISRIIALNPGV; this is encoded by the coding sequence ATGAGGCGACGGATCTTGACCATCGGTGCCGCGGCGGTGCTCGCCGCCGCGGGCGTGCTGCTCTCGCCGGGCGCCGCGTCCGCCGCGGACGCGTCCTACCGGACGTTGCGCAGCACCAGCAACCCGGACTGGATGGCGCGCGTGCCGGGCGCCACCAGCATCGCCGCGATGTCCATCCCGGGTACGCACGAGACGCTCTCCATCCACGGCGGCACCTGGACGCAGACGCAGGAGAACCACGGGAACAGCGGCGCCACGCTGACCGCGCAGCTCGACGCCGGCATCCGGGTGATCGACGTGCGCGCGCGGATCAACAGCGGCAACACGTTCACGATCCACCACGGCGCCACGTACCAGAACGCGAACTTCGACGACGTGCTGACCGTGCTGTCCGCCTTCCTGAGCGCGCACCCGACCGAGACCGTGATCATGCGGTTCAAGCACGAGTGCACCGCCCAGACCGGCTCGTGCACGGACGCGAGCGGGCAGCTGGCGTTCCCGGACATCTTCGACCGGTACCGGGACGCGCGGCCCGGCCTGTTCTGGGCGCCGTCCGTGACCCGGTCCGCCGCCGCGGCCACGCCCACGCTCGGCGCGGTGCGCGGCAAGGTGGTGCTGGCCGTCATGCACGGCCCGTTCGGCGGGCGGTACGGGCAGTACGGCCTGTCCCAGTTCACGGCGGAGTGGGGGGACGGCTCGTCCACGTACGTCCAGGACGAGTACACCGTGCCGAACGTGGGCGCCATCGCCACCAAGCGCGACCAGGTCCGCCGGCACCTGGACCGAACCAGTGCCGGCGACCCGGCGAAGATGTACGTGAACTTCACCAGTGGGGCCAGCGTCTTCGCCACCCCGGAGGCGGTCGCCGGCGGCGCGCTCGGCGTCCAGGGCGTGAACCCGTTCCTGCTGGTCTACCTGAACGAGGGCCCGGAGGTGCACCCGCCGGTGGTGCGCGCGGGCATGGTGCTGATGGACTTCCCCGGCGGCGGCCTGATCTCGCGGATCATCGCGCTGAACCCGGGTGTGTAA
- a CDS encoding LuxR family transcriptional regulator, with product MRISGLLIGRSEELRSVGELITGARAGRGGTLVLRGEAGIGKTALLDRAEEIADGFGVLRASGSEFEQELPFAALHQLCRPILGHLGELPARHREALEVAFGLVAGQPDALRVGLAILDLVTAAARERPLLCRVDDAQWLDAASSRAMLFLARRLGADPVVVLFAARPSAAPGELDELPELTVGGLSDEHARGLLAERSPFPLDERVRDRLVAEARGNPLALLHLPRAGGFAPPGAASAPSRVEREFAARLTGLSADARMLLVLAGADPTGDPALLWAAAGALGLDVSAAAPDAAGTGLAEFGARVRFCHPLARSAVYRAADPETLHAAHGALAEVTDPVTAPDRRAWHRALAGGAPDDDVAAELERGAVRARARGGVAAAAAFLERAAALSLDPGRRIERTLDAARAHLDAGGLRTAAELLTSVDPAVLDETQRARVEMLHGRLAFTRPGDDSGPALMVRAARRLSARDPDAARECFLDAVEMGLLVGRAGGVVEEIMATVRTEAPPPSTPDVLDALILLAAKGHRAAAPVLHDVLHDAGRPLWTHRPALAIMIASELFDLDTLDTIAAWLVRAGRESGSPSMLRLGLAQRAHNATLTGDIGQALAAAAEEEAIPDAGGSPVLYHRLLLAAHRGRAGEVSALAGAAAEGSAYVTNLHWATALLHNGLGDHPAALAAARRATAPGALFLTGAVLPELVEAAVRGDEPGLAAQALDALAEHTRAAGGGPVAGVVAYVRGLVTGEEEHFREAVERLAESPLVPYRGRAHLLYGEWLREAGRRGDAVAQLRAAHETLAAAGADAFAARAAAQLRAAGERVADRPSAPAHETLTMQEIAVARLVSAGATSKEVAGQLFISKRTVDAHLRNIFRKLGITSRAQLAGRL from the coding sequence ATGCGGATATCGGGTCTGCTCATCGGCAGATCAGAGGAGCTGCGGAGCGTCGGTGAGCTGATCACCGGCGCCCGCGCGGGCCGGGGCGGCACGCTGGTGCTGCGCGGCGAGGCCGGCATCGGCAAGACCGCGCTGCTGGACCGCGCGGAGGAGATCGCGGACGGCTTCGGCGTGCTGCGCGCGTCCGGGTCCGAGTTCGAGCAGGAGCTGCCGTTCGCCGCGCTCCACCAGCTCTGCCGGCCGATCCTGGGCCACCTCGGCGAGCTGCCCGCGCGGCACCGCGAGGCGCTGGAGGTCGCGTTCGGGCTGGTCGCGGGCCAGCCGGACGCGCTGCGCGTCGGGCTGGCGATCCTGGACCTGGTGACGGCGGCGGCCCGCGAGCGGCCGCTGCTGTGCCGGGTCGACGACGCCCAGTGGCTGGACGCGGCGTCGTCGCGGGCGATGCTGTTCCTGGCCCGGCGGCTCGGCGCGGACCCGGTCGTCGTGCTGTTCGCGGCGCGGCCGTCCGCCGCGCCGGGCGAGCTGGACGAGTTGCCGGAGCTGACCGTCGGCGGGCTCAGCGACGAGCACGCCCGCGGCCTGCTGGCCGAGCGCAGCCCGTTCCCGCTGGACGAGCGCGTCCGGGACCGGCTGGTCGCGGAGGCTCGCGGCAACCCGCTGGCGCTGCTGCACCTGCCCCGGGCCGGCGGCTTCGCGCCGCCCGGCGCCGCCTCGGCGCCCTCCCGGGTGGAGCGCGAGTTCGCCGCGCGGCTGACCGGCCTGTCCGCGGACGCCCGCATGCTGCTCGTCCTGGCCGGCGCGGACCCGACCGGCGACCCGGCCCTGCTCTGGGCCGCGGCCGGCGCGCTCGGCCTGGACGTCTCCGCCGCGGCTCCGGACGCGGCCGGCACCGGGCTGGCCGAGTTCGGCGCGCGCGTGCGCTTCTGCCATCCGCTGGCGCGGTCCGCGGTCTACCGGGCTGCGGACCCGGAGACGCTGCACGCGGCGCACGGCGCGCTGGCCGAGGTGACCGACCCGGTCACGGCGCCGGACCGGCGCGCCTGGCACCGTGCGCTGGCCGGTGGCGCGCCGGACGACGACGTCGCGGCCGAGTTGGAGCGCGGTGCCGTCCGCGCCCGGGCCCGCGGCGGGGTCGCGGCCGCTGCCGCGTTCCTCGAACGCGCCGCCGCGCTGTCCCTGGACCCCGGCCGGCGGATCGAGCGCACGCTGGACGCGGCCCGCGCGCACCTGGACGCGGGTGGCCTCCGTACCGCGGCGGAACTGCTCACCAGCGTCGACCCCGCGGTGCTGGACGAGACGCAGCGGGCCCGCGTGGAGATGCTGCACGGCCGGCTCGCGTTCACCCGCCCCGGCGACGACTCCGGCCCGGCGCTGATGGTGCGCGCGGCGCGGCGGCTGTCCGCCCGCGACCCGGACGCGGCACGCGAGTGCTTCCTGGACGCGGTCGAGATGGGCCTGCTGGTCGGGCGCGCCGGTGGCGTCGTCGAGGAGATCATGGCCACGGTACGGACCGAGGCCCCGCCGCCGAGCACGCCGGACGTGCTGGACGCGCTGATCCTGCTGGCCGCCAAGGGTCACCGCGCCGCCGCCCCGGTGCTGCACGACGTCCTGCACGACGCCGGCCGCCCGCTGTGGACGCACCGTCCCGCGCTGGCCATCATGATCGCCAGTGAGCTGTTCGACCTGGACACGCTGGACACGATCGCCGCGTGGCTGGTGCGCGCCGGCCGCGAGTCCGGCTCGCCGTCGATGCTCCGGCTCGGGCTCGCGCAGCGCGCCCACAACGCCACGCTCACCGGCGACATCGGGCAGGCGCTCGCCGCGGCCGCGGAGGAGGAGGCGATCCCGGACGCCGGCGGCTCCCCGGTGCTGTACCACCGGCTGCTGCTCGCCGCGCACCGAGGCCGCGCCGGCGAGGTGAGCGCGCTGGCCGGGGCGGCGGCCGAGGGCTCCGCGTACGTCACGAACCTGCACTGGGCCACGGCGCTGCTGCACAACGGGCTCGGCGACCACCCGGCCGCGCTCGCCGCCGCCCGGCGGGCCACCGCGCCCGGCGCGCTGTTCCTCACCGGCGCGGTGCTGCCCGAGCTGGTCGAGGCCGCGGTCCGCGGCGACGAGCCGGGCCTCGCCGCCCAGGCGCTGGACGCGCTGGCCGAGCACACCCGGGCGGCCGGCGGCGGGCCGGTCGCGGGCGTCGTCGCCTACGTCCGCGGGCTGGTGACCGGCGAGGAGGAGCACTTCCGGGAGGCGGTGGAGCGGCTGGCGGAGAGCCCGCTGGTGCCGTACCGGGGGCGCGCCCACCTGCTCTACGGCGAGTGGCTGCGGGAGGCCGGCCGGCGCGGGGACGCGGTGGCGCAGCTGCGCGCCGCGCACGAGACGCTGGCCGCGGCCGGGGCCGACGCCTTCGCCGCCCGGGCCGCCGCGCAGCTGCGCGCCGCCGGGGAGCGGGTCGCGGACCGGCCGTCCGCGCCGGCGCACGAGACCCTGACCATGCAGGAGATCGCGGTCGCGCGGCTGGTGTCGGCCGGCGCCACCTCGAAGGAGGTCGCGGGTCAGCTGTTCATCAGCAAGCGCACGGTCGACGCGCACCTGCGCAACATCTTCCGCAAGCTCGGCATCACGTCCCGCGCGCAGCTTGCCGGGAGGCTGTAG
- a CDS encoding YqjF family protein yields MTPEEITYTSPRAVRHSILVQRWHDLSFLHWPVDPDEVRPFLPPGTEPDTFDGVAYVGLIGFMMVGLGPLSGPGLPYLGTFCETNVRLYSVDGHGRRAVVFRSLDAARLLPVLVARSVFRLPYKWSRMSLRRDGDVFTYTNHRRWPGPGRPRSRMVVRAGAPIAEPTPLEHFLTARWGLHVDAFGRGVHLPNVHPRWPLHRAELLDLDDELVAAAGFPSVSGPPASVLYSPGVPVRFGTPNRVPGGTSNGVDRTPRGN; encoded by the coding sequence GTGACGCCCGAGGAGATCACCTACACCAGCCCGCGCGCGGTACGGCATTCGATCCTGGTGCAGCGCTGGCACGACCTGTCGTTCCTGCACTGGCCGGTGGATCCGGACGAGGTCCGCCCGTTCCTGCCGCCGGGCACCGAGCCGGACACGTTCGACGGCGTCGCGTACGTCGGGCTGATCGGCTTCATGATGGTCGGGCTCGGCCCGCTGAGCGGCCCCGGCCTGCCCTACCTCGGCACGTTCTGCGAGACGAACGTGCGGCTCTACTCGGTGGACGGGCACGGCCGCCGCGCCGTGGTGTTCCGCTCGCTGGACGCGGCGCGGCTGCTGCCGGTGCTGGTCGCTCGGTCGGTGTTCCGGCTGCCGTACAAGTGGTCGCGGATGTCGCTGCGCCGCGACGGCGACGTGTTCACCTACACCAACCACCGCCGCTGGCCCGGCCCCGGCCGCCCGCGCAGCCGGATGGTGGTGCGGGCCGGGGCGCCGATCGCGGAGCCGACGCCGCTGGAGCACTTCCTCACCGCGCGCTGGGGCCTGCACGTGGACGCGTTCGGCCGCGGCGTGCACCTGCCCAACGTGCACCCGCGATGGCCGCTGCACCGCGCCGAGCTGCTCGACCTCGACGACGAGCTGGTCGCGGCCGCGGGCTTCCCGTCGGTCTCCGGCCCGCCGGCCAGCGTGCTGTACTCCCCCGGCGTGCCGGTGCGTTTCGGAACTCCGAACAGGGTGCCCGGGGGGACGTCGAACGGTGTCGACAGGACTCCGCGGGGTAACTAG